The sequence tgcacggccaagtgaggtggttgaggcagatacgttagtgacctttaagacttatctggataggcacatgaacagacggggtatagaaggatacaggcggttggtctggataggacacatgatcggcgcaggctgggagggccgaagggcctgatcctgtgctacATTGTTCTTTGAGAGTAAACAGGGGCTGATCAGTCAGATGTACCTCTTGCTGTGCATCCAGCAAATGTTACTCACCGTTATCCCCCCAATCTGTGTTCCACGAATTGGCAACCAACCAATACGGAGTTCCATTCTCCTCACCCCAGCCCAGAATTTTGATGGCGTGACCACCAATCGACCCCCCTGTCTTATGTTGGTAAACACCTGGAAAGAAAGATAAACCAGTAAACGACAAGAccaaggccattttgcccatcgcaGAATATCCTATTTAGATCATTCACTGAACTGGAAGTTTGCAGGAAGATCCTGTCAAACATTGGTCACTTTCCTCCTGCTCAGGAATACAGAAAGGCAGTAACAGACCTGACTTGTAGAGTAGGAAGTCCTTGAAAACCTCGAGGGCAGCTTCCACTGGCCCATTCTTGTAGATCTCCGTCATAATCTCAGTAACATCGGAACCAATGCTGTACGAAGTAAGACCTGAAGAAGAGAGTTTGCTTAATTACTCCAGATTTACAGCCATAGCATCTGGCAACAGCAAGAATAatgtagacacacacagacaggtcgACATGCATTCCCCTGTGAACTGAGAGTCGCCAATCTCACAGGTGACGCTCGGCAGCTCTCCCACTGGGAGACAGAGAGACCTGTCTGCTGCTAATGttatctgagggtcaccacacctcaggcgaggggcaggttGACAAGGTAGGGCCTTCATCAATTATCCGTATGCGCAAGCACATGAAAACGCCTGGCATTTGGCATGTGCTGCTGTATCTAACCtctcccagtctgtcccagtctctATCTCTACTCACCATAGTGTTTATCTTCGCTGTACTTTGGAGAGTAACCAGCCTCACATCTCCTGGAACATCTGGGGGTCTCGATCTCTCCGCTGCACTTTGGCCGAGAGCCATTAACATGGTGTTCACATGGGGAGATGGAGTAAGGACGACAACCTGCAGAGGGGCCGAGCGGCCAAGGGTCACAGTGAGAGCAACAGGGAAAACTTGGATTCTGACATTTCCTTTGGCAGAGAGAGTAGACCTTAACCCAAACTCAACCCAATAACCTGTCCAGCCAGCCACCGAGAGTTAACATGGACTAGGCCCAGACCCTGACCCACAGGgagacccacacactgacccacagcgagccccacacactgacccacagggagccccacacactgacccacagcgagccccacacactgacccacagggagccccacacactgacccacagggagcctcacacactgacccacagggagacccacacactgaccgctctccatcccagacactgacccacagggagccccacacactgacccacagggagccccacacactgacccacagggagccccgcacactgacccacagggagccccgcacactgacccacagcgagccccacacactgacccacagggagccccgcgcactgacccacagggagccccacgcactgacccacagggagcccctcacactgacccacagggagccccacacactgacccacagggagccccacacactgacccacagggagccccacacactgacccacagggagccccacacactgacccacagggagccccacacactgacccacagggagccccgcgcactgacccacagggagccccgcgcactgacccacagggagcccctcacactgacccacagggagccccacacactgacccacagggagccccacacactgacccacatggagccccacacactgacccacagggagccccacacactgacccacagcgagccccacacactgacccacagggagccccacacactgacccacagggagccccgcacactgacccacagggagccccgcacactgacccacagggagccccacacactgacccacagggagccccacacactgacccacagggagccccgcacactgacccacagcgagccccacacactgacccacagggagccccacacactgacccacagggagccccacacactgacccacagggagccccacacactgacccacagggagccccacacactgacccacagggagccccacacactgacccacagggagccccacacactgacccacagggagccccgcacactgacccacagggagccccacacactgacccacagggagccccacacactgacccacagggagccccgcacactgacccacagggagccccgcacactgacccacagggagccccacacactgacccacagggagccccacacactgacccacagggacccccgcacactgacccacagggacccccgcacactgacccacagggagccccgcacactgacccacagggagccccgcacactgacccacagggagccccacacactgacccacagggagccccgcacactgacccacagggagccccgcacactgacccacagggagccccgcacactgacccacagggagccccgcacactgacccacagggagccccgcacactgacccacagcgagccccacacactgacccacagggagccccgcacactgacccacagggagccccgcacactgacccacagggagccccacacactgacccacagggagccccacacactgacccacagggagccccgcacactgacccacagggagccccgcacactgacccacagggagccccgcacactgacccacagggagccccgcacactgacccacagggagccccacgcactgacccacagggagccccacacactgacccacagcgagccccacacactgacccacagcgagccccacacactgacccctccccgtcCCAGACGCCGACCCCCGTCCCAGACGCCGACCCCCGTCCCAGACGCCGACCCCGAGCCCAGACGCCGACCCCCGTCCCAGACGCCGACCCCCGTCCCAGACGCCGACCCCCGTCCCAGACGCCGACCCCGAGCCCAGACGCCGACCCCGTCCCAGACGCCGACCCCGAGCCCAGACGCCGACCCCCGTCCCAGACGCCGACCCCCGTCCCAGACGCCGACCCCGAGCCCAGACGCCGACCCCCGTCCCAGACGCCGACCCCCGTCCCAGACGCCGACCCCCGTCCCAGACGCCGACCCCGAGCCCAGACGCCGACCCCCGTCCCAGACGCCGACCCCGTCCCAGACGCCGACCCCCGTCCCAGACACCGACCTGTCTCTAACCCCAGACACTGATCGATGCCCAAATATTGACCCCAGATATTAACCCCAAACATTGACCTTCTCTGACCCATATCTAACCACAGACACAGCCACGGCCAAACTCAGATACTGACCTATATGTGAGTAGTAAAGCCCTCCGGATACAAGACCATCGTTAGTCCAGAATTCCCAGGCTCCCGATGGGTAGCCACCATTGCAACTggtgaaaaacaaaacaaatttggAGAACCGAAAACTGAATTTAGATAGTGCCTTCAACGTGGTAAAACATTCGACAATGCATCCGAGAAATGTTAACAAACAAAAACATGGAATATTAGGACTTGTGTCCAATTGGTTAATATTGTGAGGTCAGGCGGTCAGAGTCAGTGAGTGAATCCGGAGCTGCAGAAATGTCATTGGGAACAAAAATCTAAAGACTTGAAAGTTCAGAATTTGCAAGTGTTGTAAAGTCTGAATTGGATGGGTTTTTCCAGGagggagagaaggaaagagagttGGAAAGAGGGAACGGACGTGGGACAGAGGGAACGGACGTGGGACAGGGTGTTACAATCCCAGGTGATGCTATAACTGGACAAGAGCCCAGAACGAACCTTGCCTcaataacttttactttttttcaaTAAACCGTGGAAGAAGACAGCCATAGGATCGCTAATTAATTTTAACAAGAAAGAAACACTTTTTAAACATGAAAatttggattattatacaatactccttcactccccctAGTTTATCAGATACACAGATTGAAAGATTAACACCGATTACAAAGTAcaaagctacaatggtctcaataACACAAAAAGTCCCTTTGAAGCGCACAGGATGACTGTGGCCAAATGCACACTTTGCTCTGAACCCAAGGGAGAgcctctcctcagaatcccccccccaccccagataaTTGTCACATCAGAGTTTCCATACTCCGCTCCCAAAGAAACCCGCTTTAAAATCTTTGTTCAGAATAATGCTTTCCATTcgtggtttgcattccgaaatccagtccaagttttccaaatggcacttttaaacaaaacttttgttttgaaaatatattttctataTATTTTCACAGTTTAGAGTTTAACACTTTAACATTCCTTCAACCACTATGTGGGGCAAAAAACCTAAAAACGTCCCCTACTACCCCCGCCCTATTTCCGAATTAACCGTGTACTATGTTCCCTGTCTTTGTCTTACACTACCCTGCTTCCCATTttcctcccgcccccccacccctagctgctgatgttcaattttcctcgaagaagtcgatgaacggctgccacctccaggcgaacacCTGAATTGAACCTCTCCAGGCGAACGtaaccttttccagcctgagaaacccggccatgtcgctaacccacactcctgacttcgggagctccgagtccctccatcccagcaaaatccatctctggattgaggagaaggccagacatcgacctccctccctccccctctgggCCCCCGGATCTAcccataccccaaatattgccaattctggactcggagttaccctcccttccagggcctctgacatgacgtctgctaatcactgccagaatcccctcaacttccgACACGCCCAGAACACATGTATATGGATCGCCGGGCTACCCCCTATTATGGGAGCTgcattttcacaaccccaaatgtatcatggagttcaacaaacctctccctttaatgtattgttgcttttgaagcacacggcttgttccccaggtgtggtattacaattatggacacgtgggtttttaaacacaaaacaatgtttattccatgaattcaacttaacctttttaaataaacataggatcccttaacaccccttacataaaataatacaacactaaataattcctcaaaatgttccttcaaaccgccAAAAggtttaacacctttaaacagaaacacatcaggttaaagacattactattatgagtttaaatcacccaaatgattcagagatagtctttcctggcagagatcacaacagatccagctcactgcaaacacatagggcgcgattctccgctccccacgccgggtgggagaatcgcgggagggccccccgacaaatttcatgtccccctggtgccccccgcgattctccccccctcagaagaatcgccgctcgccgtttttcacggcgaacggcaattctccagcccggatgggccgagcggccatccgttCGTGGCCGTTTTacgatggcggcaaacacacctggtcactgccgtcgtgaaatgggagtgagaagcccgtttggggcttgtaggtggcctagcaaggaaagagcaccacgactgtgctcgggaggggacaggcccgttatcggtgcccaccgatcgtcgggccggcgtccaaatcggacgcactatttcccctccgccgccccgcaagatcaagctgccacgtcttgcggggcggtggaggggaaagacggccacagcgcatgcgcgggttcgtgccgtcagcgtcatgacgtcagccgcgcatgccggccgcgtcattcttggcacgaCGCCCCTGCAGCCGAgaattacggagcgccgctcctagccctgccgggaggggagaatagggggcgaggaacggcctccgaggccgtcatgaaactcggccgagttcacgacggccctcccgatttttcccgggggcggagaattccgcccatagacacacccaagctctttttctcaaaaactggcttttcctttcaaacagctcacagcaaaccagtcaggcacttttcagctgctctctcaaactgaaactaaacactacaaaatggctgagctaaaaacccagttccacccacactctgacatcacttcagtaatatgagctgctccatttcctaaaggtacattgcttaaacatctatttcctaaaggtactctcacatgacatcatcACTATCATCGaattgtacgtttccctttatgtctgccaattttaattgactttcatatttcatggccattttctgaagttcaaactccctctcttaaaaacttaccttgcaggagaagcggccttcagattctcggcgggagcagtgtccaggggcctgttgggaaggtaagtttaacctttaaaaacttacctttagagctgcaggaagtcggccgtggggctatctgggaagatttgttagtaccTGTATAAACGTTGGGTGGTTCCTAAACCTGAGaaactacacttgtagtgtcccccacccttccacctcctctaacctaaggggttgagtgaatatcaggtaagctcttcctttctttttcttgttttttatctGGAGGGGATGGCAGGAAAGGCAgtgcaatgctcctcctgcagaatgtttggggtgagggacgccgtcagtgtccctgctgatttcatcagtggaaagt comes from Scyliorhinus canicula chromosome 1, sScyCan1.1, whole genome shotgun sequence and encodes:
- the LOC119976918 gene encoding cathepsin B-like, yielding MSDRICIHSRGKVNVEISAEDLLSCCKLECGNGCNGGYPSGAWEFWTNDGLVSGGLYYSHIGCRPYSISPCEHHVNGSRPKCSGEIETPRCSRRCEAGYSPKYSEDKHYGLTSYSIGSDVTEIMTEIYKNGPVEAALEVFKDFLLYKSGVYQHKTGGSIGGHAIKILGWGEENGTPYWLVANSWNTDWGDNGFFKILRGSNECRIESEIVAGTPRDISHSIS